A stretch of Cicer arietinum cultivar CDC Frontier isolate Library 1 chromosome 5, Cicar.CDCFrontier_v2.0, whole genome shotgun sequence DNA encodes these proteins:
- the LOC101513179 gene encoding histone deacetylase 6 isoform X2, whose protein sequence is MGSGEMGVAAESDGASLPSVGTDAMKRRVTYFYEPTIGDYYYGQGHPMKPHRIRMAHNLIVHYSLHRRMQINRPFPAGPDDIRRFHSDDYVDFLSSVSPEILSESSHSHYRQLKRFNVGEDCPVFDGLFPFCQASAGGSIGAAVRLNRNDADIAINWAGGLHHAKKAEASGFCYVNDIVLGILELLKVHRRVLYVDIDVHHGDGVEEAFYTTDRVMTVSFHKFGDFFPGTGHIKDTGCGLGKDYALNVPLNDGMDDENFRGLFRPIMQKVMDIYQPDAVVLQCGADSLSGDRLGCFNLSVKGHADCLRFLRSFNVPLMVLGGGGYTVRNVARCWCYETAVAVGVEPSNKLPYNEYYEYFGPDYTLHVEPNNMENLNTPKDMEKIRNILLEQLSSLPHAPSAPFQTTPSTTQVPEEEEEDMDIRPKRRMWSGEDYDSDPDEDDKAGVKNSTLTAHMRCTADEMEEDKPEVKPDVHSTS, encoded by the exons ATGGGTAGCGGTGAAATGGGAGTAGCGGCAGAAAGCGACGGTGCTTCGCTACCGTCAGTCGGCACCGACGCAATGAAAAGAAGAGTCACATACTTCTACGAACCTACCATCGGCGATTATTACTACGGTCAAGGTCACCCAATGAAACCCCATAGAATACGAATGGCACACAATCTCATCGTTCATTACTCACTCCACCGTCGTATGCAAATTAACCGTCCTTTCCCCGCCGGTCCTGACGACATCCGCCGTTTTCACTCCGACGACTACGTCGACTTCCTTTCCTCCGTTTCCCCCGAAATTCTCTCCGAGAGTTCTCATTCTCACTACCGTCAGCTCAAGCGTTTCAATGTTGGTGAGGATTGTCCCGTTTTTGACGGACTTTTTCCTTTCTGTCAGGCTTCTGCTGGTGGATCCATCGGCGCTGCTGTTAGACTTAACCGTAATGATGCTGATATTGCTATTAACTGGGCTGGTGGTTTGCATCATGCCAAGAAGGCGGAAGCTTCTGGATTTTGCTATGTTAATGATATTGTTCTCGGTATTCTTGAGCTTCTCAAAGTTCATAgg CGTGTGCTGTATGTTGATATTGATGTCCACCATGGAGATGGCGTTGAGGAGGCATTTTACACTACTGATAGAGTGATGACAGTCTCATTTCACAAGTTTGGTGATTTTTTCCCAGGAACTGGGCATATTAAAGATACTGGGTGTGGCCTTGGAAAGGACTATGCCCTAAATGTTCCTTTGAATGATGGAATGGATGATGAGAACTTCCGCGGTCTGTTCCGTCCAATCATGCAAAAAGTCATGGACATTTATCAACCTGATGCAGTTGTTCTTCAATGTGGAGCTGATTCATTGTCTGGTGACAGGCTGGGTTGCTTCAACTTGTCTGTGAAGGGACATGCAGATTGCCTTCGTTTCCTTAGATCTTTCAATGTTCCTCTCATGGTTTTGGGTGGGGGAGGATACACAGTACGGAACGTTGCTCGTTGTTGGTGTTACGAG aCAGCAGTGGCAGTAGGAGTGGAGCCCAGTAATAAGTTGCCATACAACGAATATTATGAATATTTCGGCCCAGACTATACACTACATGTTGAACCAAACAACATGGAGAACCTAAACACACCCAAGGATATGGAAAAAATCAG GAACATTTTACTTGAACAACTTTCCAGTCTTCCTCATGCACCCAGTGCACCTTTTCAGACAACACCATCAACCACACAAGTTCCAGAAGAG GAAGAAGAGGACATGGATATAAGACCAAAACGTCGCATGTGGAGTGGTGAAGATTATGATTCTGATCCTGATGAAGATGACAAGGCCGGTGTAAAGAACTCAACTTTAACTGCTCATATGAG GTGTACAGCAGATGAGATGGAAGAAGATAAGCCAGAAGTTAAGCCTGATGTGCATTCGACGTCTTAA
- the LOC101513179 gene encoding histone deacetylase 6 isoform X1 — MGSGEMGVAAESDGASLPSVGTDAMKRRVTYFYEPTIGDYYYGQGHPMKPHRIRMAHNLIVHYSLHRRMQINRPFPAGPDDIRRFHSDDYVDFLSSVSPEILSESSHSHYRQLKRFNVGEDCPVFDGLFPFCQASAGGSIGAAVRLNRNDADIAINWAGGLHHAKKAEASGFCYVNDIVLGILELLKVHRRVLYVDIDVHHGDGVEEAFYTTDRVMTVSFHKFGDFFPGTGHIKDTGCGLGKDYALNVPLNDGMDDENFRGLFRPIMQKVMDIYQPDAVVLQCGADSLSGDRLGCFNLSVKGHADCLRFLRSFNVPLMVLGGGGYTVRNVARCWCYETAVAVGVEPSNKLPYNEYYEYFGPDYTLHVEPNNMENLNTPKDMEKIRNILLEQLSSLPHAPSAPFQTTPSTTQVPEEEEEDMDIRPKRRMWSGEDYDSDPDEDDKAGVKNSTLTAHMSRCTADEMEEDKPEVKPDVHSTS, encoded by the exons ATGGGTAGCGGTGAAATGGGAGTAGCGGCAGAAAGCGACGGTGCTTCGCTACCGTCAGTCGGCACCGACGCAATGAAAAGAAGAGTCACATACTTCTACGAACCTACCATCGGCGATTATTACTACGGTCAAGGTCACCCAATGAAACCCCATAGAATACGAATGGCACACAATCTCATCGTTCATTACTCACTCCACCGTCGTATGCAAATTAACCGTCCTTTCCCCGCCGGTCCTGACGACATCCGCCGTTTTCACTCCGACGACTACGTCGACTTCCTTTCCTCCGTTTCCCCCGAAATTCTCTCCGAGAGTTCTCATTCTCACTACCGTCAGCTCAAGCGTTTCAATGTTGGTGAGGATTGTCCCGTTTTTGACGGACTTTTTCCTTTCTGTCAGGCTTCTGCTGGTGGATCCATCGGCGCTGCTGTTAGACTTAACCGTAATGATGCTGATATTGCTATTAACTGGGCTGGTGGTTTGCATCATGCCAAGAAGGCGGAAGCTTCTGGATTTTGCTATGTTAATGATATTGTTCTCGGTATTCTTGAGCTTCTCAAAGTTCATAgg CGTGTGCTGTATGTTGATATTGATGTCCACCATGGAGATGGCGTTGAGGAGGCATTTTACACTACTGATAGAGTGATGACAGTCTCATTTCACAAGTTTGGTGATTTTTTCCCAGGAACTGGGCATATTAAAGATACTGGGTGTGGCCTTGGAAAGGACTATGCCCTAAATGTTCCTTTGAATGATGGAATGGATGATGAGAACTTCCGCGGTCTGTTCCGTCCAATCATGCAAAAAGTCATGGACATTTATCAACCTGATGCAGTTGTTCTTCAATGTGGAGCTGATTCATTGTCTGGTGACAGGCTGGGTTGCTTCAACTTGTCTGTGAAGGGACATGCAGATTGCCTTCGTTTCCTTAGATCTTTCAATGTTCCTCTCATGGTTTTGGGTGGGGGAGGATACACAGTACGGAACGTTGCTCGTTGTTGGTGTTACGAG aCAGCAGTGGCAGTAGGAGTGGAGCCCAGTAATAAGTTGCCATACAACGAATATTATGAATATTTCGGCCCAGACTATACACTACATGTTGAACCAAACAACATGGAGAACCTAAACACACCCAAGGATATGGAAAAAATCAG GAACATTTTACTTGAACAACTTTCCAGTCTTCCTCATGCACCCAGTGCACCTTTTCAGACAACACCATCAACCACACAAGTTCCAGAAGAG GAAGAAGAGGACATGGATATAAGACCAAAACGTCGCATGTGGAGTGGTGAAGATTATGATTCTGATCCTGATGAAGATGACAAGGCCGGTGTAAAGAACTCAACTTTAACTGCTCATATGAG CAGGTGTACAGCAGATGAGATGGAAGAAGATAAGCCAGAAGTTAAGCCTGATGTGCATTCGACGTCTTAA
- the LOC101513806 gene encoding LOB domain-containing protein 25-like gives MASSSSYNSPCAACKFLRRKCMPGCIFAPYFPPEEPQKFANVHKIFGASNVTKILNELLPQQREDAVNSLAYEAEARVRDPVYGCVGAISFLQRQVQRLQKELDSANADLLRFAYNDISPSPLPPLPLVVPNSFHQQLIPQRGFTTARSFGNDGNAFYSFPYSIPWNDTSEDINGGVGGGGGGSAGGVGGGVGGGGNL, from the coding sequence ATGGCATCATCAAGCTCTTACAATTCACCTTGTGCTGCTTGCAAATTCCTGAGGAGGAAATGCATGCCAGGTTGCATATTTGCACCGTACTTTCCACCAGAAGAGCCTCAAAAATTTGCAAACGTTCACAAGATATTTGGTGCAAGCAATGTGACTAAGATCCTCAACGAACTCCTCCCTCAGCAGAGAGAAGATGCTGTTAATTCTCTTGCTTATGAAGCCGAAGCTCGTGTTCGAGACCCCGTTTATGGTTGTGTTGGTGCTATCTCTTTCCTTCAGAGACAAGTTCAAAGGCTTCAAAAAGAACTTGATTCTGCTAATGCTGATCTTCTTCGTTTTGCTTACAATGATATCTCTCCTTCTCCTCTCCCTCCTCTTCCTCTTGTTGTTCCAAATTCATTTCATCAACAATTAATTCCTCAAAGAGGCTTTACTACTGCTAGATCATTTGGTAATGATGGAAATGCTTTTTACTCTTTTCCTTATTCTATTCCATGGAATGATACTTCTGAGGATATAAATGGAGGTGTAGGTGGTGGCGGCGGTGGTAGTGCTGGTGGAGTTGGAGGTGGAGTTGGAGGAGGAGGTAATTTGTGA
- the LOC101513504 gene encoding putative pentatricopeptide repeat-containing protein At1g64310 — protein MLTQFQWLHSELSNVCKSLLRAKQLHVWLLKTHLSQDPFYATQIIRLYAINNDISSAHHVFDKTPTRSVYLWNSMIRAFAKTRRFGNAISLFRTMLESDIRPDNYTYACVIRACADNFDFGMLRLVHGSAVSAGLGLDPICCSALVSAYSKLGLVHEACRVFDGIAEPDSVLWNSLISAYVCSGMWDIGIQMFSSMRLSGKKPDGFTLAGLLVGIADSSLLSIGQGLHGLSQKSGLDFDSHVGSLLVSMYSRCKCMDSAYRVFCSIFNPDLVTWSALIAGYSQCGEYHKALIIFWKLNMEGKKPDSVLIASVLASIAQTANVGPGCEIHGYVLRHGLESDVKVSSALIDMYSKCGFLHLATCVFRIMPERNIISYNSVILALGLHGCASKAFVIFDEILEEGLVPDEATFSALLGACCHAGLVKDGREIFQRMKDEFNIKARPEHYVYMVKLLGTAGELEEAYNLTQSLPEPVDKAILGALLSCCDSYGNSELAETIAHQIFKTNPTDNVYRVMLSNIYAGDGRWDDVKKLRDKLTGGLKKMPGVSRIEGSYY, from the coding sequence ATGTTGACTCAGTTTCAATGGCTCCATTCTGAACTCAGCAACGTTTGCAAGTCCCTGTTGAGGGCGAAGCAGTTACATGTTTGGCTTTTGAAGACCCATCTCTCACAAGACCCTTTTTATGCAACTCAAATCATTAGACTCTATGCAATTAACAATGACATTAGTTCTGCACATCACGTGTTTGACAAAACTCCCACTCGAAGTGTCTACCTTTGGAATTCCATGATTCGAGCTTTTGCCAAGACTCGAAGATTTGGCAATGCAATCTCTTTGTTTAGAACCATGCTTGAGAGTGATATAAGGCCTGATAATTACACTTATGCTTGTGTTATACGTGCATGTGCTGATAACTTTGATTTTGGTATGCTTAGACTTGTTCATGGAAGTGCTGTGTCTGCAGGGTTGGGACTTGATCCTATTTGTTGCAGTGCACTTGTGAGTGCTTATTCAAAACTCGGCCTTGTTCACGAAGCGTGTAGAGTGTTCGATGGAATTGCTGAACCAGATTCAGTTTTGTGGAACTCGTTGATTTCTGCTTATGTGTGTTCTGGTATGTGGGATATAGGGATTCAAATGTTTAGCTCAATGAGACTTTCTGGGAAAAAGCCTGATGGGTTTACATTGGCTGGGTTGCTTGTGGGTATTGCAGATTCTAGCTTGCTGAGTATTGGCCAAGGGTTACATGGTTTGAGTCAAAAGAGTGGACTTGATTTTGATTCTCATGTAGGTAGTTTACTAGTGAGTATGTACTCAAGATGTAAGTGCATGGATTCAGCTTATAGAGTCTTTTGCAGTATTTTCAATCCAGATTTAGTTACATGGTCTGCTCTAATAGCTGGGTATTCTCAGTGTGGGGAGTATCACAAAGCGTTGATAATTTTCTGGAAATTAAACATGGAGGGCAAGAAACCAGATTCTGTTTTGATTGCCAGTGTGTTGGCTTCTATAGCTCAGACAGCAAATGTAGGACCAGGATGTGAGATACATGGTTATGTTCTTCGGCATGGATTGGAGTCAGATGTCAAGGTCTCTTCTGCTCTCATAGACATGTATTCAAAGTGTGGTTTCCTGCACTTGGCAACTTGTGTGTTCAGGATAATGCCGGAGCGGaatataatttcttataatTCAGTAATTTTGGCTCTTGGCTTGCACGGATGCGCTTCCAAGGCTTTTGTAATTTTTGATGAGATACTTGAGGAAGGCTTGGTACCTGATGAAGCAACATTCTCTGCTCTCCTTGGTGCTTGTTGTCACGCTGGGCTGGTCAAAGATGGCCGGGAGATTTTCCAGAGAATGAAAGATGAATTCAACATCAAAGCTAGACCGGAGCACTATGTTTACATGGTGAAGCTTCTTGGCACTGCTGGGGAATTAGAAGAGGCTTACAATCTCACTCAGTCCTTACCAGAACCAGTAGACAAGGCCATCTTGGGAGCCTTATTATCATGCTGTGATTCTTATGGGAATTCTGAGTTGGCAGAAACTATAGCTCATCAGATTTTTAAAACTAATCCTACTGACAATGTTTATAGGGTTATGCTTTCGAATATATATGCTGGCGACGGGAGATGGGATGATGTGAAGAAATTGAGGGATAAACTGACAGGGGGTCTGAAGAAAATGCCTGGAGTGAGCCGCATTGAAGGCAGTTATTACTAG